Proteins from a single region of Macaca thibetana thibetana isolate TM-01 chromosome 4, ASM2454274v1, whole genome shotgun sequence:
- the GUCA1ANB gene encoding putative uncharacterized protein GUCA1ANB isoform X3, with amino-acid sequence MCKDSQKPSGPSHGPKTPSCKGVKAPNPSVSQAWKQDREQSLAAAYVPVVVNSKGQNPDKLRFNFYTSQYSNSLNPFYTLQKPTCGYLYRRDTDHTRKRFDVPPANSVLWRSQA; translated from the coding sequence GACTCACAGAAACCCTCTGGACCCAGTCATGGGCCAAAGACACCATCATGCAAGGGGGTGAAGGCTCCAAACCCATCCGTGTCCCAGGCGTGGAAGCAGGACCGCGAGCAGTCTCTGGCAGCAGCCTATGTGCCGGTCGTGGTGAACTCTAAGGGGCAGAATCCAGACAAGCTCAGGTTCAATTTCTACACCTCCCAGTACTCCAACTCCCTGAACCCCTTCTACACCTTGCAGAAGCCTACCTGTGGCTACCTGTACCGTCGGGACACTGACCACACCCGCAAGCGCTTTGATGTGCCTCCTGCCAACTCGGTCTTGTGGCGCTCCCAGGCCTGA